CGCACGCCCGATCTCCTGATAGTAGTTCTCGATCGTTTTAGGCAAAGAGGTGTGGATGACGAAGCGGATATCCCCCTTATCGATCCCCATCCCGAATGCGACGGTGGCGACGATGATCTGGGTCTCGTCGTTTAAGAATGCCTGATGGACGCTTTGGCGCTGCTCTGAACTCATCCCCGCATGGTAGGCCGCACAGCGCAGCGATTTTTTTGATAGAAAGTCGGCGACTTCTTCGGTCTCTTTGCGGGAAAAGGCGTAGATGATCCCGCTCTCCCCCTCGTGTTTGTTCAAAATGTTCATGAGTTCGGTTCGCCATCCGCTGTCGCGTTCACGGACGGTGATCGTGATGTTTTTGCGCAGTACGGGTGCACGTAGTATCAGAGGATCGTTCAGTCCCAACTGGGAGAGGATGTCTTCACGTACTTTCGGGGTGGCAGTGGCGGTAAAGGCGGCGATAGGGGTATGCGGGAATGCGGAACGTAGCTCGCCGAGTCGTCGGTAGTCGTCGCGGAACTCATGCCCCCATTCACTGATACAGTGGGCTTCGTCGATGACGAAAAAGTTAATATCCAGTGTCGCCAGCCACGAGATGAATCCTCCGTTTGCCAACCGTTCAGGAGCGATGTAGAGGAACTTTAAGATGCCGTTTTTTGCTTTTGAAAAGCTCTCCTGCTGCTCTTGTGCCGATTGTGCGGATGAGATCATCGCCGCCTCGATGCCGAGCTCATGGAGGGCGAGTACCTGATCGTGCATGAGGGCTATAAGAGGAGAAACAACGATAGTTATCCCCTTCATCATTAGGGTAGGGAGCTGATAACAGAGCGATTTTCCCCCTCCGGTCGGGAGCAGCATCGCCAGATCGCGCCGGCTTAGAATCGCGTCCACCGCCTCTTCTTGCATCTCTCGAAAACCTGGGAATCCGAAGGTATGTTTGAGGACTTTGTATGTGTCGGTGAGAGGTTCGGACAAGAGGCGCCTTTTCAGGGATGAATTCCGCCATTATAGCATGCAGGTAAAAGATGAAGCAGTGCTATGCACTTTTAGATTTTATTCTATTCATTATTATCTGCTTCTCTAATAAAAATTCTGACTTTTGGCTCGATTATTGATACAATTGGAAATTCATCCGCTTCAATGAGTAGAGATTTATATGACATTTTTAGCGGATACGGATTGGGGAGTTAATGAAGCAGATAAACGAGAGTATAAAAGAGCAGATCAAAGAAGCGATTGAGAGTGCCGAACGTCAAAGCTCGTGTGAGTTTGTCGCCGTGATTACTCAAAAAAGCGGTAATTATCGAATATACGCTTTTTTCGTTGCGGCACTTAGTGCATTGCTAATACCCCATTTGATTTTTTGGCTAACCGATTGGTTTAGTATTGAAAAAATATTTCAGTTGCAGATTACTTCCTTTATTCTATTGATGATCCTCACCCAATTATCCGTAGTCACAAATGGATTAGTTCCTTCGGCGGTCAAACATCGTCAAGCGGCATTGGTTGCACAGCAGAGTTTCCGAAAGTTCGGATTGTACCGGACGTCGAAGCGGCGGGCAATTTTGTTTTTTGTCTCCATCGATGAGAAATATGCCGAGATCATCACCGATATCGGAATCGATGCGAAAATATCAACTGAAACATGGCAAGCGGTTATCGAAGAGTTTCGTCAGAATTTAGAGACGAAAAATGTAGCACAAGGCTATTTGGAAGCGATCGAAGCGTGTGGTGCGATTTTGAAGAGAGAATTTCCGGCCGAAGCTGGAGATGTGGACGAGTTGCCGAACGAGCTGATTATCGATCAAAATTGAGAGTGTTTTTACACAAAATTTATAGATGATGAGTATGCTTATGCAAAAATAGAAGGATACCCTATGCGTCGTCTTTCCCTGTTATCGATTTTACTTCCGATGTATATGTTCGCCGCTTCAATCCCTGAAAAAGCCCTTTATCTCCAAGGTCAAAGCGATAAAGGGATCATTTTGGCACACGGTAAAGGGATGAACCCTGATTTTAAAGTCGTTAAGCCTCTGCGCTTGGCGCTCAATAAAGACATCGGTTTTCATACCTTATCGCTGCAAATGCCCAATCAATACGAAGGGTATGAAGAGTATGAGAAAGAGCAGCCGAAAGTCGATGCGATGATCGATCAGGCGATCGAGTTTTTACACAGTAAAGGGGTCAAAACGATCTATTTGATGGGGCATTCGCTGGGTGCGGGGATGACCAGCAGTTATCTGGTTTCTCATCCCAATGCTCCGATCGCGGGTTATATCGCTATTGGGTGCCGTGGAAATAAGAGCAAGCTGATTTCGTGTACCGACAACATGCCGAAAATTAAGATCAAAACACTCGATATCTGGGGCAGAGGCAACAGCGAAGATGAAAATTTTGCTGTACTGCGTGCGCCGCTTGTCGCAGAACATTATCAACAGTACGGTGTCGAAGGTGCGGATCATCTCTTGGACGGATCGATGGAATTTGTCGTTGAGGACGTTGAAGGGTGGTTGGAGCAGTAGAGATATTTGAATAATAAATATGCTGCAAGCTTTTATGTTGTATTATATTTAAAAGAATTATGAGGTTCCAGGAATGCAACGTAACACTATTCACTTTTTTATCATCATTATAGCGCTGGCAATGTTTGCAGGATGTGCACAGCATAGCGTCGAAAAAGATACGATACTTCCGGGACCTAAAGCCGACACCAATGCTTCGTCCGCACATCTGGCTACTGTACCGGTAGAAAAGACGGCAGAGAATAAAAAAAGTCCGCCTAGTAAAATCGCTTCTAAAAAAGAGCTCTCTAAAAAATCCAATAAAACTTCCATGAGTACGGAAGCGGAAATCGAAGTCAATATTGATGAACTCAATCAAAAGGTCAAAGAGAATAAAACAAGGGAAGTTCGCGAAATCTTGCATGCAAATCCGAAAGCGTTCGAGATGATCGAAGAATCCGATAATAAACTTTTTTATGTCGGTCCGAGCGGCTGGAGAGTAATCAATATCATAGAAGGGTTACGGAACAAGCGATTACATCAAAAAGAGATTATAAAACACATTCAAACAGCCAAATCACCCTATAAAATGTACACATACCATGAAATTCAAGTGTTGTTGAAAAATAAAATCCCATTTCGAGTCATAAATACGATGATGACGGTCTCGAAGTAGGGCATTATTCCCAGATTACAGTATTACGTCCGCTCTCTTTTGCCCGATATAATTTTTGGTCTGCATCATTCAAGAATTCGGAAAAACTTTTAAACTGCGGCTGAAATTCAGAGACACCCAGACTGACGGTGCAGGATACCGATCCGTTTATGGACGGGATAACCAACGATGCAATGCTCTCTTTGATCTCTTCAGCTAAAATTACCGCTTGTTCAACAGAGATACTTGGCAGTAAAAGGACAAATTCTTCCCCCCCGATACGGGCAAAAATGTCATCTTTACGAATGCGTGTTTTGACGCTTTGGGTAATGCAGATCAGAACATTATCACCGCTTTGATGGCCATAAGTATCATTGATGACTTTAAAAAAGTCGATATCGAATAAGATTAACGATAACGGAGTCCTATATCGTGCGGCATGGGCGATTTCCCTCGTTGCATTCTCTTCGAGATAGCGCCGGTTGTAAATGTGGGTGAGCGGATCGGTAATGGCCAACTGCATCAGCATCTCATTCGCTTTTTGAAGTTCTGCCGTTTTCTTTTGTATTTCGCTCTCAAGATTTTGGGCCAATGACTCCAATGCATTGTTCGATTGCAAAAGCAAATCGTTCGTTTCATTGACCTGACGGAGCAAAACTCCGAAAAAGAGGGTTGATGTCATAAGTGCCGCGATAAATTCCTGTATGTAGAGCGTATTCTGTACGGGGGTAAAAACCGAGAACGGACCCTGATGGTGAATGGTGTAATAAATAGCGATCATACTGATGATCATCCCCATCGTCATCCCTGAACGGAGTCCGTTACGATAGACGATCCATAGGGTAATCAAAACAAAAATCATGGGGGTTGTGGGTAGGACACTCGGGGTAAATCCGATCGAAAAAAGGGAAAACGCAAGGGCAATAGTCGCGGTATCGGTAAAAATGGATTCGTAAAGATGCTGAGTGAAAAGAAATTTTTTCGGGTATTCCAACCAAGAAAGGATAAAAGGGGTTAGGAATAGTATACCGAGTGAATCGCCGAAAAACCGGATTCGCCAAGAAGCTATAAAGTCATCCAGTACGTCGATTTGAGTGTTATAGAAAAGCTCTACGAAGAGTGCGCTGAACGATGGGTTGATTGCAAGGGCGATAACGATGAACAAAAGGACAAAACGGATATTGTTGAAACTTTGATGCGTCGTACAAAGGCGTTGCATAAGATAGGCGGAGAGCATGGTTTCTCCGAGATTGATCATCGCAAACCAAAATGCCTGAAGAGGAGTAAAAACGGAACTGTCGGCAATGACTTCAGCTGTAATGATCGATAATGCAATCCATATCCATTCTCGTACAGGGCGCAGGAGAAAAGCCGCTAATAAGATACCGTTTTGGAACCAAACGATCGACATCCCCTCACTCATGGTAGTAAAGGCAAGGCTAAACTTATTTGCAGCAATATAAGCAGCCATCAAAATGAGGAGAAAGAGCGGATAGTATTTAATTATATGGAAACGTTTATCGATATCCATACTGCTTCCTCCTTATCGGGAAAAGAATCATTATAGCTTATAAATGTAGCACGAGTTGATTTTAAAACCTTTAAGGAGTTGTATTGAATCGGATATTAAAGGTTGTCCCTTCATGAAGATGCGATTCAACTGTGATCGGAAAATGGTATTCCTGACAAATCATATGGACGATATTGAGGCCGATTCCGAATCCTCCGTTTGCATCATCAAAACGGGTATAGCGTAAAAAAATATCGTTTAGTTTATCTTTGGGTATTCCGATACCTGTATCGCTAACGGATAAAAGGCCGTTTTTTAAAACGACTGTAATATGTCCGGAGCGTTTATTATATTTGATAGCATTGGAGAGGAGATTATCGAGAACTCGAATCAGTTTTTCCGAATGGGCTTTTACAAACGTGGGTTGAATATTCAACTCAAAAGTGATTTTTTTGGCATCGGCAAGTGGACGAAAATAATGGATGCGTTCTTCGAGTATGGGGGCAAGATCGAGTGATTGTACGGCATAGGCAGTTTTTTGATAGAGTGTCAGAAACGTCAGGTCGTTGTACAGATGCGAAATCGTCCGTAGTGCAACCGTTATGCGCCCAAGATGTTTGTCGATTTTCGGATCGGGTCCTTCTTCATACAAACGTTCGACACTCATTGTAATAATCGAGAGAGGCGTATTGAGCTCGTGGGTCGTATCCCGAATAAAACGGTCGAGTTTACTGATATACACGCGCAACGGGCGAAGAAAAAGTTTGGAGAGCGTATAGATGACAAGCGTCATAAAGATGATTGAGAAGGTCAATACGATAAAAATACTTTTACGGGTTTTGGCAAGTTCTTTGTCAATGGAATCGGCACGGATGACTAAATATCGGCAGCGGTGGAGCTTTTCCATATCGATCGGTTCTATAGAATAGAAGTGATTGTTATATTCGAAAACGCCTAATTTAAAGGGGATTGCAAAAGGTTTGTCTGACGTATAGACGACTTTTTTTTTGTCATCCAGGATGGCTACTTCAAAACGGGGATCGCCGATCATCCAGTCTTTGATGTCCTGTATGGAAGTGGCAGAGTAGATGTTTTCATCCACTTTATCCGCATAATAGCGTATTGAATTTTGGCGTATATCGAAATAGATGTTTTTTTGATAGTAATAATAGAGGATCGAGAGGGTCAATAAAAACAGGGTATTCAGGCCAACAAAGACCGATACGAACTGGATGAGTGGTTTGCGTTCAATGTTGAGCAAGATAATAACCCTGACCCCGTATATTGACGATGGTCTCTTTCCCTAAGATCTTGCGGAGATTCTTGATGTGGGTTCGCAGACTTTCTTCTTTTGTGTCATCATCGTAGTCCCATGCGGCGGAAAAAAATTGCTCATTACTGATTATTTCTCCGGGATGGGTGAGGAGCATTTTGAGTATTTTCGACTCTTTTCTGGCTAGGGGTACCTCTTTATCATCTTCATAAAGCCGATTGAGCTGAGGGTTAAAATAGATATTTTTTGTAATGGTGATTTTATCGTTTGATTTATGGAAAAATTGTCGCTTCATAAGCGATTTGATCCTGATTTCCAGTTCTTTGAGCTCAAAAGGTTTGCGTAGAAAATCATCGCATCCCGAATCAAATGCTTTGGAAAGGTCATCGATGCTTGAGAGGGAACTGATAAAAATAGCAGGGTTCTCTTTTCCCTCGTGACGGAGTTGCTTTAATACATCGAAACCGTTTTGTAACGGCACTTTGATATCCAGTAAGTAGAGGTCAAATGCTTCATCGTAGGCGGTATCCACTGCTTCGAAACCGTCATAGACACAGACGACTTCATATCCGAGTTCTTCAAGGAACTCTTGAATGATTTCAGAGAGGGTTTCATCGTCTTCTAGCAATAAAATTTTTTGGCGCGATATTGGATTGGTTTGCATAGTCGGATTATAGCATCGTTAGAAAATAGAACTCATCCTTTATCAAAAAGTCTTACAA
This genomic window from Sulfuricurvum sp. contains:
- a CDS encoding DUF3530 family protein, with protein sequence MRRLSLLSILLPMYMFAASIPEKALYLQGQSDKGIILAHGKGMNPDFKVVKPLRLALNKDIGFHTLSLQMPNQYEGYEEYEKEQPKVDAMIDQAIEFLHSKGVKTIYLMGHSLGAGMTSSYLVSHPNAPIAGYIAIGCRGNKSKLISCTDNMPKIKIKTLDIWGRGNSEDENFAVLRAPLVAEHYQQYGVEGADHLLDGSMEFVVEDVEGWLEQ
- a CDS encoding HAMP domain-containing sensor histidine kinase, with the protein product MLNIERKPLIQFVSVFVGLNTLFLLTLSILYYYYQKNIYFDIRQNSIRYYADKVDENIYSATSIQDIKDWMIGDPRFEVAILDDKKKVVYTSDKPFAIPFKLGVFEYNNHFYSIEPIDMEKLHRCRYLVIRADSIDKELAKTRKSIFIVLTFSIIFMTLVIYTLSKLFLRPLRVYISKLDRFIRDTTHELNTPLSIITMSVERLYEEGPDPKIDKHLGRITVALRTISHLYNDLTFLTLYQKTAYAVQSLDLAPILEERIHYFRPLADAKKITFELNIQPTFVKAHSEKLIRVLDNLLSNAIKYNKRSGHITVVLKNGLLSVSDTGIGIPKDKLNDIFLRYTRFDDANGGFGIGLNIVHMICQEYHFPITVESHLHEGTTFNIRFNTTP
- the recQ gene encoding DNA helicase RecQ: MSEPLTDTYKVLKHTFGFPGFREMQEEAVDAILSRRDLAMLLPTGGGKSLCYQLPTLMMKGITIVVSPLIALMHDQVLALHELGIEAAMISSAQSAQEQQESFSKAKNGILKFLYIAPERLANGGFISWLATLDINFFVIDEAHCISEWGHEFRDDYRRLGELRSAFPHTPIAAFTATATPKVREDILSQLGLNDPLILRAPVLRKNITITVRERDSGWRTELMNILNKHEGESGIIYAFSRKETEEVADFLSKKSLRCAAYHAGMSSEQRQSVHQAFLNDETQIIVATVAFGMGIDKGDIRFVIHTSLPKTIENYYQEIGRAGRDGIDSEAVLFYSGSDFYNKKRLIDEGSDPQYREMILAKLRAAMDYATAEECRHRLIASYFSDTVEPCGDRCDNCKDSGSPKTDITVPAQKFLSCLYKTGERFGATYLSEVLCGEEKEKILSNAHENLSVFGIGKDMSKSTWNTVAKRLIELGAIEPDEYKALKLTASGAEILKGKQSVHIRQDRLSPKKASVKTKTRDLHAPIHFEDFKTLRATIAKEHRIPAYIVFGDKTLYELAEQLPRTKEEMLGISGIGEVKFERYGDAFLKLSRELSGK
- a CDS encoding response regulator transcription factor, whose translation is MQTNPISRQKILLLEDDETLSEIIQEFLEELGYEVVCVYDGFEAVDTAYDEAFDLYLLDIKVPLQNGFDVLKQLRHEGKENPAIFISSLSSIDDLSKAFDSGCDDFLRKPFELKELEIRIKSLMKRQFFHKSNDKITITKNIYFNPQLNRLYEDDKEVPLARKESKILKMLLTHPGEIISNEQFFSAAWDYDDDTKEESLRTHIKNLRKILGKETIVNIRGQGYYLAQH
- a CDS encoding diguanylate cyclase — its product is MDIDKRFHIIKYYPLFLLILMAAYIAANKFSLAFTTMSEGMSIVWFQNGILLAAFLLRPVREWIWIALSIITAEVIADSSVFTPLQAFWFAMINLGETMLSAYLMQRLCTTHQSFNNIRFVLLFIVIALAINPSFSALFVELFYNTQIDVLDDFIASWRIRFFGDSLGILFLTPFILSWLEYPKKFLFTQHLYESIFTDTATIALAFSLFSIGFTPSVLPTTPMIFVLITLWIVYRNGLRSGMTMGMIISMIAIYYTIHHQGPFSVFTPVQNTLYIQEFIAALMTSTLFFGVLLRQVNETNDLLLQSNNALESLAQNLESEIQKKTAELQKANEMLMQLAITDPLTHIYNRRYLEENATREIAHAARYRTPLSLILFDIDFFKVINDTYGHQSGDNVLICITQSVKTRIRKDDIFARIGGEEFVLLLPSISVEQAVILAEEIKESIASLVIPSINGSVSCTVSLGVSEFQPQFKSFSEFLNDADQKLYRAKESGRNTVIWE
- a CDS encoding TPM domain-containing protein, coding for MKQINESIKEQIKEAIESAERQSSCEFVAVITQKSGNYRIYAFFVAALSALLIPHLIFWLTDWFSIEKIFQLQITSFILLMILTQLSVVTNGLVPSAVKHRQAALVAQQSFRKFGLYRTSKRRAILFFVSIDEKYAEIITDIGIDAKISTETWQAVIEEFRQNLETKNVAQGYLEAIEACGAILKREFPAEAGDVDELPNELIIDQN